The genomic interval AAGATCCGTGATGCAAAGATAAGCATTAAGGGCAAAGACGGTACAGGAACAGTTATTGAATCGTCAACAAGTAATGTCGGCTTTGTGCCGCTTATCAACTTCTTCTTTGCCTGGAAATTTACTCAATGTATGGATTTTCGCATAGAGGGTGATGCACTTGCTGCACCTCAGGGTCGCGCAGAAGATGTTTTTATCGGCTGGACAGGAAATATTTCTGATAAACTTAAGTTAAAGGTTGGATACAGGTTGCTCGAGGGCGGTGCAGATAACAATACTGTATATAATTTTGCGCTGTTCCATTATATTGTTCTCGGTCTGATGTTCCAGATTTAAGAGCAGTAATTTGTTTTCATAAAGGAGGCGATAGTGCGAATTATCGCCTTCTTTTATATCCTATATTACCATTTAAATTATGAGTTTTGTCTCCGTATTAGTATACATCAATGTCCCGAAATACAAACAGAACAATACCAATTCACCATCTAGATAGATGTTCTGTAACTCAAGGGCTGGAAGGTTAGCAAATTCATTTTTTGGTATAACGGGAGGTAAAACCAAAGCTATATTTTTTGTGTAATGTAATATTGTTTTAAAGAGTTTATCTGCAGGTGGTCTTGTCGTTGAATTGATAAACCTATAGATATGGTCTTGACCGTTATCAGCCCAATCAGGATCAAGGAAAGCAGCATCAAAAGGTGGAAGAGAATCAACAATATTTTTGTTCATAACGTCTCCAAGAATAAAGGTAACTTTATTCGAACATTTTGCTTGTTTG from Candidatus Cloacimonadota bacterium carries:
- a CDS encoding RsmD family RNA methyltransferase; the protein is MKNEEIVKKFGDNYRADKNTLKMGIDRRITVEIAKRFKGLRVLETCTGGGFSTIALARVAQSVSTVEINRAIQNQAKENIKQAKCSNKVTFILGDVMNKNIVDSLPPFDAAFLDPDWADNGQDHIYRFINSTTRPPADKLFKTILHYTKNIALVLPPVIPKNEFANLPALELQNIYLDGELVLFCLYFGTLMYTNTETKLII